A genomic stretch from Fretibacterium sp. OH1220_COT-178 includes:
- a CDS encoding DEAD/DEAH box helicase produces MTITSTALQNLQSHWALSAIPEADRIRATEVVNERLVRQAVGRQITFSFAEDEADEGLLGRVALAYEMAAIEGLDALSRPDGGDNGLRGQAAAASHHAFDIRRLAPIPENTEGRIFHVLQLAALAYCGDRWSDLRRWFTENRAAITVPSVVDAPWDRRLLYRLFECWVRLFRKDGWDDLDRIREIIAGLREDQRTHEKVQLNNGSAVGDRAIALRLIGLYHWAKATEILAEYMLQGQSHTVFGDLDKHFESGIKAATASGDARHEMILRWLQAAGRIMVTNSLWWGTRTVNSRVSAFVKALTKREHQAMFELLPPQRAALLEEGLLDQAKTAIVIDMPTSGGKTLLAQFRILQALNQFDADNGWVAYVAPTRALTAQITRRLRRDFEPIGLRVEQLSGAIEVDTFEEELLTDQERPFDVLVATPEKLSLVIRNKGVPRPLALVVMDEAHNLETEARGLRIEFLLATIKRDCPQANFLLLMPYVESSDTVARWLAQDVNAGKTISFSTTAWKPNERIVGLYRAIEDDRERAGWRLEYETLTVTERAMKLRGTHRAGDCRPIAVPKSKVLASGQQTGFGLQTAAMASIMSARGTSIAVANNISTVWTMARHAAESIQKFDVVPDDVRLVQDFLKTEVSQSFELIKMLDHGVGVHHAGLSDEIRTLMEWLTESGYLRVLCATSTIAQGINFPVSSIFLASRFVPQGRQSVEMSPREFWNLAGRAGRIGHDSVGVVGLAEGKDRDAIIDFVRRNTGALASRLVALLDDLAAQGQLNNLDAVLWQDQWEDFRCYVAHLWAEKKNLDSVLAESEQLLRQTYGYTTLRNDPAQRDKADALLNATKSYARKLADMPGAAELADLTGFSPEGVQKAMSGMRNLEEQLRPDDWAPESLFGDAGRMADLFGVMLKVPQLKQQLEEIGGDGFDHAHLSNITRDWVNGVRLEDIAKTYFAQNNERSDTEAFTDACKAIYRAIVNNGTWGVSALSHVSGMDFERMTEAERRRINALPAMIYHGVRTEDAVLMRMNSAPRSVAEKLGLLYRDAFDGDDGRYSVGKARIFLKNMSSRDWDHARPEQAPLSGSGYKKIWNILSGENS; encoded by the coding sequence ATGACCATTACCTCTACAGCACTACAAAACCTTCAGTCCCATTGGGCGCTGAGCGCGATTCCCGAAGCTGATCGTATTCGTGCGACTGAAGTGGTCAATGAGCGGCTAGTTCGGCAGGCTGTTGGCCGTCAGATCACTTTTTCCTTTGCCGAAGATGAAGCTGACGAAGGACTTTTAGGGCGTGTTGCTCTGGCCTATGAAATGGCCGCGATTGAGGGTTTGGACGCCCTGAGTCGCCCCGATGGCGGTGACAATGGTCTACGGGGTCAAGCTGCCGCTGCCTCGCATCACGCCTTCGATATTCGTCGTCTGGCTCCCATACCGGAAAATACGGAAGGGCGTATCTTCCATGTGCTGCAACTGGCTGCCCTTGCCTATTGCGGTGACCGCTGGTCGGACCTACGGCGCTGGTTCACGGAAAACAGAGCCGCAATCACGGTGCCGTCAGTGGTAGATGCGCCTTGGGATCGACGGTTGCTCTACCGTTTGTTCGAGTGCTGGGTACGTCTGTTCCGCAAGGATGGCTGGGATGATCTTGACCGAATCCGTGAAATCATAGCCGGGCTGCGGGAAGACCAGAGAACGCACGAGAAAGTACAGTTGAATAATGGTTCTGCAGTTGGAGATCGGGCCATCGCCCTGCGGCTGATTGGCCTCTATCACTGGGCGAAAGCGACGGAAATTCTTGCTGAATACATGCTGCAAGGGCAATCCCATACCGTTTTCGGCGATCTCGACAAGCATTTTGAATCCGGCATCAAGGCCGCAACCGCATCGGGCGACGCTCGGCATGAAATGATTTTGCGCTGGCTTCAAGCTGCTGGCAGGATTATGGTCACCAACTCCCTGTGGTGGGGAACCCGAACTGTTAACTCTCGTGTATCGGCATTCGTCAAGGCGCTGACCAAACGCGAACATCAAGCGATGTTCGAGTTACTGCCACCACAACGCGCCGCTCTGCTGGAAGAGGGGCTTCTCGACCAAGCCAAGACTGCGATCGTGATTGATATGCCGACCTCCGGAGGCAAGACATTGCTAGCGCAGTTCCGGATTCTTCAGGCGCTCAATCAGTTCGATGCGGACAACGGCTGGGTCGCCTATGTTGCGCCAACCAGAGCCTTGACCGCTCAGATTACACGACGGCTACGCCGTGACTTCGAGCCGATCGGACTGCGGGTTGAACAACTCAGTGGAGCTATAGAGGTCGATACGTTCGAGGAGGAACTTCTTACCGATCAGGAAAGGCCTTTTGATGTGTTGGTTGCGACACCGGAAAAGCTTTCGCTGGTCATCCGTAACAAGGGTGTGCCGCGCCCGCTTGCGCTTGTCGTGATGGACGAAGCGCACAATCTCGAAACGGAGGCTAGAGGACTACGGATCGAATTTCTTCTTGCCACGATCAAACGTGATTGCCCTCAAGCTAATTTTCTGCTGTTGATGCCCTATGTCGAGAGCAGTGATACGGTGGCGCGTTGGCTTGCGCAAGACGTCAACGCCGGGAAGACAATCAGTTTCAGCACCACCGCCTGGAAACCGAACGAACGGATTGTCGGGCTCTACCGTGCAATCGAGGATGATAGAGAACGTGCCGGGTGGCGGCTTGAATATGAAACCCTGACCGTCACCGAAAGAGCCATGAAGTTGCGCGGCACGCATCGTGCGGGCGATTGCAGGCCAATAGCGGTGCCGAAGAGCAAGGTGTTGGCGAGCGGGCAGCAAACAGGATTCGGCTTACAGACGGCTGCCATGGCCTCCATCATGTCTGCCCGGGGCACCAGTATTGCCGTCGCCAACAACATTAGCACTGTCTGGACCATGGCACGCCACGCGGCTGAAAGCATCCAGAAGTTTGATGTCGTCCCCGATGACGTTCGACTTGTTCAGGACTTTCTCAAGACCGAGGTCAGCCAAAGTTTTGAGTTGATAAAAATGCTCGATCATGGTGTCGGCGTCCACCATGCGGGTTTGTCTGATGAAATCCGGACGCTTATGGAGTGGCTCACGGAATCCGGCTATCTGCGCGTTTTGTGCGCGACATCGACCATCGCCCAGGGTATCAATTTCCCGGTATCTTCAATCTTCCTGGCCTCCCGCTTTGTCCCGCAGGGGCGGCAGTCGGTCGAAATGTCTCCCCGGGAATTCTGGAACCTCGCCGGCCGAGCCGGACGAATCGGGCATGATAGCGTTGGCGTTGTCGGACTTGCGGAGGGCAAGGACAGAGACGCGATAATCGATTTCGTTCGCCGCAATACCGGCGCTCTCGCCTCCCGCTTGGTTGCACTCCTTGATGATCTGGCCGCCCAAGGCCAGCTCAACAATCTCGATGCCGTTCTTTGGCAAGATCAATGGGAAGATTTCCGCTGCTATGTCGCCCATCTCTGGGCGGAAAAGAAGAATCTCGACTCAGTGCTGGCTGAATCCGAACAACTTCTTCGGCAGACCTATGGCTATACGACCCTGCGCAATGACCCTGCCCAGCGTGACAAGGCCGATGCTTTACTGAATGCCACGAAGAGCTATGCTCGCAAGCTGGCTGACATGCCGGGGGCGGCGGAGCTGGCCGACTTGACCGGTTTTTCGCCTGAAGGGGTGCAAAAAGCAATGAGCGGCATGCGGAATCTCGAAGAGCAACTAAGACCCGATGACTGGGCACCGGAAAGCCTGTTTGGAGATGCAGGCCGCATGGCAGATTTGTTCGGGGTTATGCTCAAGGTCCCCCAGCTGAAACAGCAGCTCGAAGAAATCGGTGGTGATGGATTCGACCACGCCCATTTGTCCAATATCACCCGCGACTGGGTGAATGGCGTTCGGCTGGAAGACATAGCGAAAACGTATTTTGCACAAAATAACGAGCGCTCGGATACCGAGGCGTTTACCGATGCCTGCAAGGCGATTTATCGCGCCATTGTCAATAACGGCACCTGGGGAGTATCGGCTTTGAGCCATGTTTCAGGGATGGATTTTGAAAGGATGACCGAGGCAGAGCGTCGCCGAATCAACGCTCTGCCTGCCATGATTTATCACGGTGTCCGTACGGAAGATGCTGTGCTTATGCGGATGAACTCCGCTCCTCGAAGTGTGGCCGAAAAGCTTGGTTTGCTTTATCGTGATGCCTTTGACGGTGACGACGGACGATATTCTGTTGGGAAGGCCCGTATTTTCCTAAAAAACATGTCCTCCAGAGATTGGGACCACGCAAGGCCGGAGCAGGCACCCTTAAGCGGAAGCGGCTACAAGAAAATATGGAATATTCTTTCTGGCGAGAATTCTTAA
- a CDS encoding restriction endonuclease subunit S — MNGDSSLDLSGGFCISEDVHQSLRRSILEEGDVLLTIAGADIGKRGIVEERYLPVNTNQAVGIMRVDQRQVAPRFLYYWFKQPQTFRYIQRLNAQAAQSNIYLSMLRNIEVAVPSMSERQQIVSILSAYDDLIENNRRRIQLLEQAARLLYKEWFVRLRFPGHEHTKIVNGIPEGWEKKKLGDVADTKAENHKASTLPNEINYIDISSVKQGRVLWKNKMPSSEALEQARRKGTDGDVFGSNVRPNLRAYALVLDPDENNAFSTGFTILSPVAVPFSYLYLFVTTDDFVGHLVNHTTGASYPAVRSVDFERAKILLPTQNVLKIFHKKTKPVFRMMQVLEKEINALAHARDLLLPKRMSGEVAV, encoded by the coding sequence TTGAACGGCGACAGCTCTTTGGATCTTTCCGGTGGGTTTTGCATTTCTGAAGATGTGCACCAATCGCTGAGACGATCAATTCTTGAGGAAGGTGATGTGTTGCTCACCATTGCTGGCGCTGATATTGGGAAGCGCGGAATCGTTGAAGAACGATACCTCCCTGTCAATACGAACCAAGCCGTTGGAATTATGAGGGTCGATCAACGACAGGTCGCCCCACGATTCCTATATTACTGGTTCAAGCAACCTCAAACGTTCAGATACATTCAGCGCCTCAACGCACAGGCCGCGCAGTCAAACATCTATCTTTCGATGTTGCGGAATATCGAAGTCGCTGTGCCGTCCATGTCTGAGCGACAGCAAATCGTCTCCATCCTCTCAGCCTACGACGACCTGATCGAGAACAACCGGCGGCGGATTCAGTTGCTGGAGCAGGCGGCACGGCTGCTCTACAAGGAATGGTTCGTCCGCCTCCGCTTCCCCGGCCACGAGCACACAAAAATCGTCAACGGCATCCCGGAGGGGTGGGAGAAGAAAAAGCTGGGGGATGTTGCAGATACAAAAGCCGAAAACCACAAAGCTAGCACTCTGCCCAATGAGATCAATTATATAGACATCTCATCGGTGAAACAGGGGCGAGTACTTTGGAAGAATAAAATGCCATCTTCAGAAGCTCTGGAGCAGGCACGTCGCAAGGGAACCGATGGAGACGTTTTTGGGTCAAATGTACGCCCCAATTTACGAGCATACGCACTAGTTCTTGATCCAGATGAAAATAATGCGTTTTCTACAGGCTTCACGATTTTGTCGCCTGTGGCCGTTCCTTTTTCTTATCTTTATTTGTTTGTAACAACAGATGACTTTGTAGGCCATTTGGTCAACCATACAACCGGCGCAAGTTACCCAGCGGTGAGATCGGTTGACTTCGAAAGAGCGAAGATTCTTTTGCCGACTCAGAACGTGCTCAAAATTTTCCATAAGAAGACGAAGCCCGTATTTCGAATGATGCAAGTCCTTGAAAAAGAGATCAACGCGCTCGCCCACGCCCGTGATCTTCTTCTGCCAAAACGGATGAGTGGGGAGGTGGCGGTATGA
- a CDS encoding ABC transporter ATP-binding protein, which produces MLSFENVTVLYGEVPALRGLDLELRRGELMTLLGPSGCGKSTTLKVAGGFIAPGEGRVRLEGRDITHLPPERRPTSTVFQNHALFPHMTAGQNVAYGLRVRGVGRRERGRAAEEALERVGLPGCAGVRVQELSGGQQQRVALARSLILNPAVLLLDEPLSSLDARLRVRMRAEIRELQRSIGITTLYVTHDQEEALSISDRVSVMNAGRLIQTGTPEEVYFAPADDFIGDFIGDAFPVRLEGRRRLLRPDQVRPNPQGALVGRLVEREFLGAAVEWRIDWEGQRLRAVFPSHDEGTGRPGDPVRFDLVL; this is translated from the coding sequence ATGCTGTCCTTCGAAAACGTTACAGTCCTTTACGGAGAGGTTCCCGCCCTGCGAGGGCTCGACCTGGAGCTGAGGCGCGGCGAGCTGATGACCCTGCTGGGCCCCTCCGGGTGCGGAAAGAGCACCACGCTCAAGGTGGCCGGGGGCTTCATCGCCCCCGGCGAGGGGCGCGTGCGGCTGGAGGGAAGGGACATCACCCACCTCCCCCCGGAGCGACGGCCGACCTCGACCGTATTCCAGAACCACGCGCTGTTTCCCCACATGACGGCGGGGCAGAACGTGGCCTACGGACTGCGCGTCCGCGGCGTCGGCCGGCGGGAGCGCGGCCGGGCCGCAGAGGAGGCGCTGGAGCGGGTTGGGCTTCCCGGGTGCGCGGGCGTCCGGGTCCAGGAGCTGTCGGGCGGCCAGCAGCAGCGCGTGGCCCTGGCGCGCTCCCTGATCCTGAACCCCGCGGTCCTGCTCCTGGACGAGCCGCTGTCGAGCCTGGACGCCCGGCTCCGGGTGCGGATGCGGGCGGAGATCCGGGAACTCCAGCGCTCCATCGGCATCACGACCCTTTACGTGACCCACGATCAGGAGGAGGCGCTCTCGATCTCCGACCGCGTCTCCGTCATGAACGCGGGGCGGCTGATCCAGACGGGCACGCCCGAGGAGGTCTACTTCGCCCCCGCGGACGATTTTATCGGCGACTTCATCGGCGACGCGTTTCCCGTACGGCTGGAGGGCCGGCGGCGCCTGCTGCGCCCGGACCAGGTCAGACCCAACCCGCAGGGAGCCCTCGTCGGAAGGCTCGTGGAGCGGGAGTTCCTGGGCGCCGCCGTGGAATGGCGCATCGACTGGGAGGGGCAGAGGCTGAGGGCGGTCTTCCCCAGCCACGACGAGGGGACCGGCCGTCCGGGGGATCCGGTGCGGTTCGACCTGGTCCTCTGA
- a CDS encoding ABC transporter permease, with translation MTASPGKTRGGAGLSGAELALWLLVGALLSAFVLWPVGSVLFESLVQDGRFSLSAYAGLFSKNAALVRDSFVLAGGVTLCTLLIGSAVAMRLVYGSRRARGAVVAALVLSTISPPFLCSMAYLMLFGRRGLVTWRLLGVEWNPYGFHGVLMMETASLTGLAALLIAASLQRVDGALERASLDLGGGPLRTLGFVSLPLALPGIAAAGLSVFVRALSDFGTPLFVGGRFQVLASRAYNTLIGVGDFPLACAMNVLLIVPALGILCLREGRTSGLALGLAEARSLRLPRWLLAVLELPTWTFVAVQVMVYGLILLGSVTQTWGADFALTARHLSGILRFRTDSIVRSLLCSLAAGLGGCLLAAVLAPLLERAGPGLRRTVQAVADLPYLMPGTFFGVGYLLVSSRLPFEVGASFLIAMSCLFRQLSPSLRAARAGFAQVDPALVQAVRDLGGGPVRVLTDLLLPRLRPFMRLGFLNAFSAAMTTTGPIIFLVSPYARVAAIELFESINEGDFGAASAMGTFLILTVAAVNALAWRLGRRRQPDAPAR, from the coding sequence ATGACCGCATCCCCGGGGAAAACGCGCGGGGGCGCGGGCTTGTCGGGCGCCGAGCTCGCGCTCTGGCTCCTGGTGGGCGCGCTGCTCTCGGCCTTCGTGCTCTGGCCCGTGGGCTCCGTGCTGTTCGAGAGCCTGGTGCAGGACGGGCGGTTCTCCCTGAGCGCCTATGCGGGGCTCTTTTCCAAAAACGCCGCGCTGGTCCGGGACAGCTTCGTCCTCGCCGGCGGGGTGACCCTGTGCACCCTGCTCATCGGCTCCGCCGTCGCCATGAGGCTGGTCTACGGAAGTCGACGCGCCCGCGGCGCGGTGGTGGCCGCCCTGGTGCTCTCGACCATATCGCCGCCCTTCCTCTGTTCGATGGCCTACCTGATGCTCTTCGGGCGCCGGGGGCTCGTGACGTGGCGCCTGCTGGGCGTGGAGTGGAATCCCTACGGCTTCCACGGGGTCCTGATGATGGAGACGGCCTCCCTGACCGGCCTGGCGGCCCTGCTGATCGCGGCCTCGCTGCAGCGGGTGGACGGCGCGCTCGAACGGGCGTCGCTGGACCTCGGGGGCGGTCCGCTGAGGACCCTGGGCTTCGTCAGCCTGCCCCTGGCCCTGCCGGGGATCGCCGCGGCGGGGCTGAGCGTCTTTGTCCGCGCCCTCTCGGATTTCGGCACGCCGCTCTTCGTCGGCGGCCGTTTTCAGGTGCTGGCCTCCCGGGCCTACAACACCCTGATCGGCGTGGGGGACTTTCCCCTGGCCTGTGCGATGAACGTCCTGCTGATCGTCCCCGCACTGGGGATCCTCTGCCTGAGGGAGGGCAGGACGTCCGGGCTCGCACTGGGGCTGGCGGAGGCGCGGTCCCTCCGGCTCCCCCGGTGGCTCCTCGCCGTGCTGGAGCTCCCGACCTGGACGTTCGTGGCGGTGCAGGTCATGGTCTACGGACTGATCCTTCTGGGGAGCGTCACCCAGACCTGGGGAGCGGACTTCGCCCTCACCGCCCGGCATCTCTCGGGCATCCTCCGCTTCAGGACGGACAGCATCGTCCGGAGCCTGCTCTGTTCCCTCGCCGCAGGGCTCGGAGGCTGTCTCCTCGCCGCGGTTCTGGCCCCGCTCCTGGAGCGGGCGGGGCCGGGCCTGCGCCGCACGGTCCAGGCCGTGGCGGACCTGCCCTACCTGATGCCGGGCACCTTCTTCGGGGTGGGCTACCTCCTGGTCTCCTCACGGCTGCCCTTCGAGGTCGGCGCCAGCTTCCTGATCGCCATGAGCTGTCTCTTCCGCCAACTGTCCCCCTCGCTGCGCGCCGCCCGGGCGGGATTCGCCCAGGTCGACCCGGCCCTCGTCCAGGCGGTGCGGGACCTGGGGGGCGGTCCGGTGCGCGTCCTGACGGACCTGCTGCTGCCCCGCCTGCGCCCTTTCATGCGGCTGGGCTTTCTGAACGCCTTCAGCGCCGCCATGACCACGACCGGCCCGATCATCTTTCTGGTGAGCCCCTACGCCCGCGTGGCGGCGATCGAGCTCTTCGAGTCCATCAACGAGGGGGACTTCGGCGCGGCCTCGGCGATGGGGACGTTCCTGATCCTCACGGTCGCGGCCGTCAACGCCCTGGCCTGGCGGCTCGGCCGACGCCGTCAGCCCGACGCCCCCGCCCGCTAA
- a CDS encoding ABC transporter substrate-binding protein — protein MFRKSVAALVLSLCLVQPVWAAEAGKGISIFIAYTGIKPILEAFTRDTGIAVNHLEMSSGEVLTRIRAAKGKAQADAWFGGGLDSYVSAAAEGFLEPYVSPERSAYDPMFYDADGLWSGISLGSVVLMGNSEVLAAKKLPMPQSWEDLAKPVYKGEVLMATPAVSGTFYSMVSSVLQTMGAEAGWKLLEAIDANVPYYSKRGAEPANKVSLGEAAVAVAPFDTVERLKQEGYKVEMAFPKDGVPWYIAPVAVFKGAQNPEGAKALIDWVLSAKGQEVLARHNTQAPIRPGVALAPQVQAMRDSNLMKIDVIRAGQERKEILGAWQERFGNK, from the coding sequence ATGTTCCGCAAAAGTGTTGCCGCTCTCGTCCTCTCCCTCTGTCTCGTCCAGCCCGTTTGGGCCGCCGAAGCCGGCAAGGGGATCAGCATCTTCATCGCCTACACGGGCATCAAGCCCATCCTGGAGGCCTTCACCCGGGACACGGGGATCGCGGTGAACCACCTGGAGATGTCCTCGGGCGAGGTGCTGACCCGCATCCGCGCCGCCAAGGGCAAGGCCCAGGCGGACGCCTGGTTCGGCGGCGGGCTGGACAGCTACGTCTCCGCCGCGGCCGAGGGGTTCCTGGAGCCCTACGTCTCCCCCGAGCGCTCCGCCTACGACCCCATGTTCTACGACGCCGACGGGCTCTGGAGCGGAATTTCCCTGGGGTCGGTCGTCCTGATGGGCAACTCGGAGGTCCTGGCCGCGAAGAAGCTGCCGATGCCCCAGAGCTGGGAGGACCTGGCCAAGCCGGTCTACAAGGGCGAGGTCCTCATGGCGACGCCCGCCGTGAGCGGCACCTTCTACTCCATGGTGTCGAGCGTCCTTCAGACGATGGGGGCGGAGGCCGGCTGGAAGCTGCTGGAGGCGATCGACGCCAACGTCCCCTACTACTCCAAGCGCGGCGCGGAGCCCGCGAACAAGGTGAGCCTGGGGGAGGCGGCGGTGGCCGTGGCCCCGTTCGACACGGTCGAGCGCCTGAAGCAGGAGGGCTACAAGGTGGAGATGGCCTTCCCCAAGGACGGCGTGCCGTGGTACATCGCCCCGGTGGCGGTGTTCAAGGGGGCTCAGAACCCCGAGGGCGCCAAGGCCCTGATCGACTGGGTGCTCTCGGCGAAGGGGCAGGAGGTGCTCGCACGCCACAACACCCAGGCCCCCATACGGCCCGGCGTCGCCCTGGCCCCTCAGGTCCAGGCCATGCGGGACTCCAACCTGATGAAGATCGACGTGATCCGGGCGGGACAGGAGCGCAAGGAGATCCTCGGGGCCTGGCAGGAGCGGTTCGGAAACAAGTAG
- a CDS encoding PHP domain-containing protein — protein sequence MILDTHLHTREHSPDSSMPVRDAVLRAREMGMDGLCITDHDSMGIAAEVEALRRECDFPLFVGIEVLTTGGDFVVFGLDRAPERIPSSDELMDWVARCGGVAVAAHPFRDNGRGAGWIVRDLPTLGGIECFNGSASPEANLEALRAARLLGLAELGGSDAHRADRLGRFATRFDGAVRDERDLIRMIRARACESVAWNGAAFVPAEGWVRARIAP from the coding sequence ATGATCCTGGACACGCATCTGCACACCCGGGAGCACTCGCCGGACAGCTCCATGCCCGTGAGGGACGCCGTGCTCCGGGCCCGCGAGATGGGAATGGACGGCCTTTGCATCACGGACCACGACTCGATGGGGATCGCCGCGGAGGTCGAGGCCCTGAGGAGGGAGTGCGACTTCCCGCTCTTCGTCGGCATCGAGGTGCTGACGACGGGAGGGGACTTCGTCGTCTTCGGGCTGGACCGCGCGCCGGAGAGGATCCCCTCGTCCGACGAGCTGATGGACTGGGTGGCCCGATGCGGCGGCGTCGCGGTGGCGGCCCACCCCTTCCGCGACAACGGGCGCGGGGCGGGCTGGATCGTCCGCGACCTTCCCACCCTGGGGGGGATCGAATGCTTCAACGGCAGTGCGAGCCCCGAGGCCAACCTGGAGGCGCTGAGGGCCGCGCGCCTTCTGGGCCTCGCCGAGCTGGGGGGCAGCGACGCCCACAGGGCGGATCGTCTGGGGCGGTTCGCCACGAGGTTCGACGGGGCCGTCCGCGACGAGCGCGATCTCATCCGCATGATCCGCGCACGGGCCTGCGAGTCCGTGGCCTGGAACGGTGCGGCGTTCGTCCCCGCCGAGGGGTGGGTCCGGGCCCGGATCGCCCCATGA